Sequence from the Collinsella aerofaciens ATCC 25986 genome:
ACGCAGACTTTCCGGCGCGCGTGAAGTACCACAACATGCACGACGTCGCCGGCGGCGGACACTTCTCCGGTCGTCTGACGGCCCCCCTATGCATCGCCGGCGGCATCGCGCTGCAGGCACTCGAGGCCCGTGGCATCAAGGTCATGGCGCACGTCGCGCAAATCGGCGGTATCTCCGACCTGCCCATGGACGACATGGTCTATCGCGAGGCCGACCGCAAGGCGACCCTTACAAACGACCTGCCCTGCATTGACGCCGCAGCTGCCGGTCGCATGCGCGAGGAGATTCTGGCCGCACGCGACGAGCTCGACAGCATCGGTGGCATCGTGGAGTGCGGCATCTACGGGCTTCCCGCGGGCATCGGCGACCCCATGTTCGACGGCATCGAGAACCGCATCGCACAAATCGCGTTTGGCATTCCCGCCGTAAAGGGTGTGGAGTTTGGCATGGGCTTTGCCGTGGCCGCTATGCGCGGCAGCGAGAACAACGATCCGTACCGCGTAGATGCCGAGACCGGCGAGATTGCGGTCGAGTCCAACAACGCCGGCGGCATCCTGGGCGGTATTTCCACAGGCGCACCCGTCATGTGGCGTATGGCCGTAAAGCCGACGCCCTCCATCGGTCGCGAGCAACAGACCGTGGACATGGACGCCATGGAAAATGCCGAGCTCTCGGTCCACGGCCGCCATGATCCCTGCATCGTCCCGCGCGCCGTCCCCGTAGCCGAAGCAGCCGCCGCCCTCGCGATTTGGGACGCCCTCCTCGAGGACGCCGCCCAGCGCTAACCCGACTCACCTGGGTTGCCTGCCAACTCAGCCGTTACGTGAAAGGGGCCTCCATGGACCTTGCCGATATTCGCCAGGCCATCGATGGCATTGACACCACCCTGCTCAACAGCTTCGTCGAGCGCATGGACATTGCCACCGAAGTCGCCAAATCCAAGATCGAGATGGGCAAGGCCGTCTTTGACCCCGCCCGTGAGCGCTCCAAACTCAACAACCTCGCCGGCCGCGCACCCGAGCGCTACGAGGCTCAGACCATCGCTCTGTTCCGCCTCCTCATGAGCATGAGCAAGGCCGAGCAGCAGCGCTACATCAACGAGCTCGAAGGCATCACGGTGTCGCAAAAGGCCCATGCCACGGCCGCAGCCTTTAACACACCCTTCCCCCAGACGGCCACCGTCGCCTGTCAGGGCGTTGAGGGCGCCTACAGCCAGATCGCCGCATGCAAGCTCTTCGACGTGCCCGATATCGCGTTCTTTGAGACCTTTGAGGGCGTCATGCGCGCCGTACGCGACGGCTTTTGCGAGTTTGGCGTGCTGCCCATCGAAAACTCAACCGCTGGCTCTGTCAACGCCGTCTACGACCTGCTCGCACAGTTCGACTTCCATATCGTGCGCTCGCTGCGCCTCAAGATCGACCACAACCTGCTCGTCAAACCCGGCACCAAACTCCAGAGCGTACGCGAGGTCTACAGCCACGGCCAGGCCATCGCCCAGTGCGCCGGCTTTATCGAGGGCCACGGCCTGCATGCCACCAAGTACCCCAACACCGCCATGTCGGCCGAGATGGTCGCCAACTCCGAACGCACCGACGTCGCCGCTATCGCCTCGCGCAGCTGTGCCGCGCTGTATGGTCTGGAGGTGCTGGAGCCCAACATCCAGGACTCGGACAACAACTACACGCGCTTTGTCGTCATCAGCCGCGAACCGCGCGTCTATCCCGGTGCCAACCGCACCTCGCTCATGATCACCACGGCCAACGAGCCGGGCGCGCTCTATCGCGTACTCGAGCGCTTCTACGCGCTCAACATCAACCTCATCAAGCTCGAGAGCCGCCCCATCCCCGGGCGCGACTTCGAGTTTATGTTCTACTTTGACCTGGACTGCCCCTTTGGCAGCAAGGCCCTCGACGACTTGCTCGACTCGATCGACGACGTGTGCGAGAGCTTCACCTACTTTGGCAGCTACACGGAGGCGCTCTAGATGACCGATACCGCCGCAACCCGCCCCTACGGCGTCCTGGGCCGTGTGCTAGGCCACAGCTACACCCCGACCATCTACAAGGAGCTCGCGGGGCTCGAATACGTGCGTTTTGAACGCGAGCCCGAGGATCTTGAAGCCTTTATGACGGGCGACGAGTGGGAAGGTACCAACGTGACCATCCCCTACAAGCGCGCCGTCATGGAATATCTGGACGAGCTGAGTCCCTTGGCCGAGCGCATGGGCAACGTCAACACCATCACACGCCTACCTGACGGTCGCCTGCGTGGCGACAATACCGACTACTTTGGTTTTCGGTGCCTGGTCGAAGAGTTGGGCGTAGAGGTTGCCGGCAAGAAAGTCCTCGTGCTCGGTGCCACCGGCGGTGCCGGTACCACGGCCAGCATGGTGCTCGGCGACCTGGGCGCCATCGTCGTACCCGTGGGTCGCACGAGCGAGATCAATTACGGCAACATCGCGCAGCAATCCGATGCGGCACTGCTCGTCAACTGCACGCCCGCCGGCATGTTCCCCCACTGCCCCGACGCTCCCTGCACGCTCGAAGGCCTCGATGCGCTCGAGGGCGTCATCGACATTGTCTACAACCCCGCCCGCACGGGTCTGATGCTCGAGGCCGAGCGCCGCGGCATCCCCTACATCGGCGGCCTGCTCATGCTTGTGGCACAGGCGGCACAGGCTGTCGAGCGTTACACCGGCCAAGCCACCCCGCGCGAGCGCATCCTGGACGTAACGGAGCGCCTGTCCCGCCGCGAGCAGAACATCGCGCTCATCGGCATGCCGGGCTCGGGCAAAACCCGCGTGGGCGAGC
This genomic interval carries:
- a CDS encoding shikimate kinase, producing the protein MTDTAATRPYGVLGRVLGHSYTPTIYKELAGLEYVRFEREPEDLEAFMTGDEWEGTNVTIPYKRAVMEYLDELSPLAERMGNVNTITRLPDGRLRGDNTDYFGFRCLVEELGVEVAGKKVLVLGATGGAGTTASMVLGDLGAIVVPVGRTSEINYGNIAQQSDAALLVNCTPAGMFPHCPDAPCTLEGLDALEGVIDIVYNPARTGLMLEAERRGIPYIGGLLMLVAQAAQAVERYTGQATPRERILDVTERLSRREQNIALIGMPGSGKTRVGEQIAQLTGREHIDLDRALEERLDMPCADFIVERGEAAFREQETAALADISKRSGLVLSTGGGVVTRDENYPLLHQNSQIVLLNRKLDELAHKGRPITARDGIDKLAEQRMPRYRTWADYIIDSRDCAANTAHALLDTLPPAL
- the pheA gene encoding prephenate dehydratase, which translates into the protein MDLADIRQAIDGIDTTLLNSFVERMDIATEVAKSKIEMGKAVFDPARERSKLNNLAGRAPERYEAQTIALFRLLMSMSKAEQQRYINELEGITVSQKAHATAAAFNTPFPQTATVACQGVEGAYSQIAACKLFDVPDIAFFETFEGVMRAVRDGFCEFGVLPIENSTAGSVNAVYDLLAQFDFHIVRSLRLKIDHNLLVKPGTKLQSVREVYSHGQAIAQCAGFIEGHGLHATKYPNTAMSAEMVANSERTDVAAIASRSCAALYGLEVLEPNIQDSDNNYTRFVVISREPRVYPGANRTSLMITTANEPGALYRVLERFYALNINLIKLESRPIPGRDFEFMFYFDLDCPFGSKALDDLLDSIDDVCESFTYFGSYTEAL
- the aroC gene encoding chorismate synthase produces the protein MSSTFGNVLHLSIFGQSHSPAIGCSLDGIPAGIAVDQEQLQAFLDRRAPGRDETATKRREADAAHIIAGVVDGHTTGAPIAAIIENTNTRSKDYSELRRKPRPGHADFPARVKYHNMHDVAGGGHFSGRLTAPLCIAGGIALQALEARGIKVMAHVAQIGGISDLPMDDMVYREADRKATLTNDLPCIDAAAAGRMREEILAARDELDSIGGIVECGIYGLPAGIGDPMFDGIENRIAQIAFGIPAVKGVEFGMGFAVAAMRGSENNDPYRVDAETGEIAVESNNAGGILGGISTGAPVMWRMAVKPTPSIGREQQTVDMDAMENAELSVHGRHDPCIVPRAVPVAEAAAALAIWDALLEDAAQR